From Carya illinoinensis cultivar Pawnee chromosome 5, C.illinoinensisPawnee_v1, whole genome shotgun sequence, one genomic window encodes:
- the LOC122310728 gene encoding protein TIC 21, chloroplastic, protein MQTLLLPVTAVSVGSSSASRFPLRAIPARQVSKFALPLLNPNSASSKTFRPLSFPAPSHAAPNRRRSNLSFTVKASEISSQNGEAEKAKLAQVAKRLENTSRQFKRFGTIGFWAQLVSTVVAAVILSFSVVVTGKVSSPATFYATAAGIAAAFISVFWSFGYIRLSDKLRRTANEPSKAPPRANVVKSLQNGIVVNLLGLGAAILGMQATVGVLVAKALTSSANPYYQGIAPGYSPVLALDVFLVQASANTILSHFLGLVFSLGLLRSVTLPPSESIPVPKVA, encoded by the exons ATGCAAACGCTACTACTGCCGGTAACGGCGGTTTCAGTGGGATCGTCTTCCGCTTCTCGCTTCCCCCTACGAGCAATTCCCGCCCGCCAAGTCTCTAAGTTTGCTCTTCCGCTTCTAAATCCCAACTCTGCTTCCTCCAAAACCTTCCGACCTCTTTCTTTTCCTGCGCCTTCTCATGCCGCTCCCAACCGCAGGCGATCAAATCTCTCATTCACTGTTAAGGCTTCTGAAATTTCATCGCAGAATGGTGAGGCCGAAAAGGCAAAGCTGGCTCag GTGGCAAAAAGGTTGGAGAATACTTCAAGGCAGTTTAAGAGGTTTGGCACCATAGGCTTTTGGGCACAGCTTGTGTCCACTGTTGTGGCTGCTGTGATTCTTTCGTTTTCAGTAGTTGTTACCGGGAAGGTCTCGTCGCCGGCTACTTTTTATGCCACTGCTGCTGGCATTGCGGCAGCGTTCATTTCCGTTTTTTGGTCATTTGGGTATATTCGGCTTTCTGATAAGCTTCGAAGAACTGCCAATGAGCCTTCAAAG GCTCCTCCCCGTGCAAACGTTGTGAAAAGCTTACAAAATGGCATAGTTGTAAACCTACTTGGATTGGGTGCTGCCATTCTTGGTATGCAAGCTACAGTTGGAGTGCTGGTTGCCAAGGCTCTTACCTCTTCAGCAAATCCTTATTACCAGGGAATAGCTCCTGGGTACAGTCCTGTTCTGGCATTGGATGTGTTCCTTGTACAG GCATCGGCAAACACCATCCTTTCTCATTTCTTGGGGCTCGTTTTCTCGTTGGGTTTGTTGCGATCTGTAACATTACCACCTTCTGAAAGCATTCCAGTTCCTAAGGTCGCATAA